From Prionailurus bengalensis isolate Pbe53 chromosome F2, Fcat_Pben_1.1_paternal_pri, whole genome shotgun sequence, one genomic window encodes:
- the MFSD3 gene encoding major facilitator superfamily domain-containing protein 3: MHGKLLPLAGLYLVQGLPYGLQSGLLPVLLRARGLSLTRVGLAKVLYLPWLFKLVWAPLVDTRGSLRVWLVLSTAALGLVCGLLAVLPPAEAGQAGLPVTVAGLLLLLNLGAAVQDVALDTLAVQLLEPAELGPGNTVQVVAYKLGAVLAGGGLLALVPTLSWPLLFLLLAAIYWLAAALVWAAPALQQLPVSQPSERPLRTLHLLQELLAMPGTLWTAGFVLTYKLGEQGASSLFPLFLLDHGISTPELGLWNGVGAVVCSIVGSSLGGALLARHWQPLPLLRSVLRFRLGGLACQTTLLFHLDTPGVRLGPSTVLRGAALLSLCLQHFLGGLVTTTTFTLMMHCSQLAPSALQATHYSLLATLELLGKLFLGTLAGALADSLGLHLCFSLFLALSGMPILYLGLAPSTLA; encoded by the exons ATGCATGGGAAGCTCCTGCCGCTGGCCGGGCTCTACCTAGTGCAAGGCTTGCCCTATGGGCTGCAGTCCGGCCTGCTGCCCGTGCTGCTGCGGGCGCGCGGCCTCTCCCTGACACGTGTGGGACTGGCCAAGGTGCTGTACCTGCCGTGGCTGTTTAAACTCGTGTGGGCCCCACTGGTGGACACGCGGGGCTCCCTGAGGGTCTGGCTGGTGCTCAGCACGGCTGCTCTGGGCCTGGTGTGTGGGCTGCTGGCAGTCCTGCCTCCTGCAGAAGCTGGCCAGGCTGGGCTGCCTGTCACCGTGGCAGGGCTGCTTCTGCTGCTGAACCTGGGTGCGGCTGTGCAGGACGTGGCCCTGGACACGCTGGCCGTACAACTCTTGGAGCCAGCCGAGCTAGGGCCTGGTAACACAGTGCAGGTGGTCGCTTATAAGCTAGGGGCAGTGCTGGCGGGAGGGGGCCTGTTGGCCCTCGTGCCCACCCTCTCCTGGCCCCTGCTCTTTCTGCTCCTGGCTGCCATCTATTGGTTGGCTGCTGCCCTGGTCTGGGCTGCACCAGCCCTGCAGCAGTTGCCTGTATCTCAGCCCTCAGAACGACCCCTCCGCACCCTGCACCTTCTGCAGGAATTGCTGGCCATGCCTGGTACTCTGTGGacagcaggctttgtgctcactTACAAACTGG GTGAGCAGGGCGCCAGCAGCTTGTTTCCGCTCTTCCTGCTGGACCATGGCATCTCTACTCCAGAGCTGGGCCTGTGGAACGGTGTGGGCGCTGTGGTCTGCTCCATTGTAGGCTCGTCCCTGGGCGGGGCCCTGCTGGCCAGGCACTG gcaaccactgcCTTTGCTGAGGTCTGTGCTTCGCTTCCGTCTTGGTGGTCTGGCCTGCCAGACCACCCTGCTCTTCCACCTGGACACCCCGGGGGTCAGGCTGGGCCCCAGCACCGTCCTGAGAG GGGCAGCCTTGTTGAGCCTGTGTCTGCAACACTTCCTGGGGGGCCTGGTTACAACCACCACATTCACCCTGATGATGCACTGCAGCCAGCTGGCACCCAGTGCCCTGCAG gCCACACACTACAGTCTCCTGGCCACTCTGGAGCTGCTGGGGAAGCTGTTCCTGGGCACACTGGCTGGAGCCCTGGCTGACAGCCTGGGGCTgcatctctgcttctccctcttccttgctctctcagGCATGCCCATTCTGTATCTGGGTCTGGCACCCAGCACCCTGGCCTGA
- the PPP1R16A gene encoding protein phosphatase 1 regulatory subunit 16A, with amino-acid sequence MAEHLELLAEMPMVGRMSTQERLKHAQKRRAQQVKMWAQAEKEAQGKKGRQERPRPWKEAASGRPQKRVLFPPSVALLEAAARNDLEEVRQFLESGVSPDLANEDGLTALHQSCIDDFRDVVRQLLDAGAEVNARDSESWTPLHAAATCGHLHLVELLIARGADLLAVNTDGNMPYDLCEDERTLDCLETAMADRGITQDGIEEARALPELRMLDDIRSLLQAGADIDAPRDHGATLLHIAAANGFSEAAALLLQHRASLSAKDQDGWEPLHAAAYWGQVHLVELLVAHGADLNGRSLMDETPLDVCGDEEVRTKLLELKHKHDALLRAQGRQRSLLRRRTSSAGSRGKVVRRVSLTQRTSLYRREHAQEAIVWQQPPPTSPEPPEEDEDGQTDAELRPTSGEEEDPELARPHNGQVGGTPGRHLYSKRLDRSVSYQLSPLDSTAPDALARAKAHHTLAELKRQRAAAKLQRPPPEGPEVPESGLHVDAETPQPERSSRAGGDPPLLKLTAPSEEAPTGKRPCCLLM; translated from the exons ATGGCCGAGCACCTGGAGCTGCTGGCAGAGATGCCCATGGTGGGCAGGATGAGCACACAGGAGCGGCTGAAGCACGCCCAGAAGCGGCGTGCCCAGCAGGTGAAGATGTGGGCCCAGGCTGAGAAGGAGGCCCAGGGCAAGAAGGGCCGCCAGGAGCGGCCACGGCCATGGAAGGAGGCAGCCAGCGGCCGGCCACAGAAGCGGGTCCTCTTCCCTCCCAGCGTTGCCCTCCTGGAGGCTGCTGCCCGAAATGACCTGGAGGAAG TCCGCCAGTTCCTCGAGAGCGGGGTCAGCCCTGACCTGGCCAACGAGGATGGCCTGACGGCGCTGCACCAG AGCTGCATCGATGACTTCCGGGACGTGGTACGGCAGCTGCTGGACGCCGGGGCCGAGGTCAACGCCCGTGACAGCGAAAGCTGGACACCCCTGCACGCCGCGGCCACCTGTGGCCACCTGCACCTGGTGGAGCTGCTCATTGCCCG TGGTGCTGACCTCCTGGCCGTCAACACCGACGGGAACATGCCTTACGACCTGTGTGAGGATGAGCGGACGCTGGACTGCCTTGAGACAGCCATGGCCGACCGCG GCATTACCCAGGATGGCATCGAGGAAGCCCGGGCCTTGCCGGAGCTGCGCATGCTGGACGACATCCGAAGCCTGCTGCAGGCAGGGGCCGACATCGACGCCCCCCGGGACCATGGGGCCACGCTG CTCCACATCGCTGCCGCCAACGGGTTCAGTGAGGCGGCCGCCCTGCTGCTTCAACACCGAGCCAGCCTGAGCGCCAAGGACCAGGACGGCTGGGAGCCGCTGCACGCGGCTGCCTACTGGGGCCAG GTGCACCTGGTGGAGCTGCTCGTGGCGCACGGGGCCGACCTGAACGGGAGGTCTCTGATGGACGAGACACCTCTTG ACGTGTGCGGGGACGAGGAGGTGCGGACCAAGCTGCTGGAGCTGAAGCACAAGCACGATGCGCTCCTGCGCGCCCAGGGCCGCCAGCGCTCTCTGCTGCGCCGCCGCACCTCCAGCGCGGGCAGCCGGGG AAAGGTGGTGAGGAGGGTGAGCCTGACCCAGCGCACCAGCCTGTACCGCAGGGAGCATGCCCAGGAGGCCATCGTGTGGCAACAGCCACCACCCACCAGCCCAGAACCACCCGAGGAGGACGAAGACGGCCAGACGGATGCAGAGCTGCGACCCACGTCCGGCGAG GAGGAGGACCCCGAGTTGGCCAGGCCACACAACGGCCAAGTTGGAGGCACCCCAGGGCGACACCTGTACTCCAAGCGGCTGGACCGGAGTGTCTCCTACCAGCTGAGCCCCCTGgacagcacagcgcctgacgcCCTGGCCCGGGCCAAGGCCCACCACACCCTGGCGGAGCTGAAGCGCCAGCGAGCTGCTGCCAAGCTGCAACGGCCCCCACCCGAGGGGCCCGAGGTCCCGGAGTCCGGCCTGCATGTGGACGCCGAGACCCCCCAGCCCGAGCGCAGCTCCAGGGCTGGCGGAGATCCGCCCCTGCTTAAGCTCACGGCACCCTCGGAGGAGGCCCCCACGGGGAAGAGGCCGTGCTGCCTGCTCATGTGA
- the GPT gene encoding alanine aminotransferase 1 isoform X1 — MALRAGDHSQVAMNGLKEKVLTLDTMNPCVRKVEYAVRGPIVLRALELEQELRQGVKKPFTEVIRANIGDAQAMGQKPITFLRQVLALCVHPDLLNSPDFPEDAKRRAERILQACGGHSLGAYSISSGIQLIREDVARYIERRDGGIPADPNNIYLSTGASDAIVTVLKLLVAGEGRTRTGVLIPIPQYPLYSAALAELNAVQVDYYLDEERAWALDVAELRRALAQARDHCCPRALCVINPGNPTGQVQARECIEAVIRFAFEERLFLMADEVYQDNVYAEGSQFHSFKKVLTEMGPPYAAQQELASFHSVSKGYMGECGFRGGYVEVVNMDPAVQSQMQKLMSVRLCPPVPGQLLLDVVVSPPAPSEPSFAQFQAVSGEEPRGAGGRGRGGGCATAARPRLIGPPSAAAGEAGGPGRAGGEGQAHGASFQRGSRHPLQPGAGRHVLLPSRAAAPARRAARSGAGPGARHVLLLAPSGGDRHLRGAREWLRAEGRHLPLPDDHSAPLGEAAASAGEAEPVPRQVHPRVLLTIPLPALGPGWAGRADPGLTMPRALGVSGALRTCSCCLRGWAPCLSAGPQ, encoded by the exons ATGGCCTTGAGGGCAGGTGACCACAGCCAGGTTGCAATGAACGGGCTGAAGGAGAAGGTGCTGACGCTGGACACCATGAACCCCTGTGTCCGGAAGGTGGAGTATGCGGTGCGAGGTCCCATCGTGCTGCGTGCCCTTGAGCTGGAGCAGGAGCTGCGGCAG GGGGTAAAGAAGCCCTTCACTGAGGTCATTCGCGCCAACATCGGGGATGCACAGGCCATGGGGCAGAAGCCCATCACCTTCCTGCGTCAG GTCCTGGCCCTCTGCGTCCACCCTGATCTCCTGAACAGCCCGGACTTCCCCGAGGATGCCAAGAGAAGGGCTGAGCGTATCTTGCAGGCGTGCGGGGGACACAGCCTGG GGGCCTACAGCATCAGCTCAGGCATCCAGCTGATCCGGGAGGATGTAGCGAGGTACATCGAGCGGCGCGACGGAGGCATTCCCGCGGACCCCAATAACATTTACCTGTCCACCGGGGCCAGCGACGCCATCGTG ACGGTGCTGAAGTTGCTGGTGGCTGGAGAGGGTCGCACGCGCACGGGTGTGCTCATCCCCATCCCTCAGTACCCGCTCTACTCGGCCGCGCTGGCCGAGCTCAACGCTGTGCAGGTGGATTACTACCTGGACGAGGAGCGCGCGTGGGCCCTCGACGTGGCCGAGCTGCGGCGCGCCCTGGCCCAGGCGCGGGATCATTGCTGCCCTCGCGCGCTCTGCGTTATCAACCCCGGCAACCCCACTG GGCAGGTGCAAGCCCGCGAGTGCATCGAGGCCGTGATTCGCTTCGCCTTTGAGGAGCGCCTCTTCCTGATGGCGGATGAG GTGTACCAAGACAACGTGTACGCGGAGGGCTCGCAGTTCCACTCGTTCAAGAAGGTGCTCACGGAGATGGGGCCGCCCTACGCGGCGCAGCAGGAGCTCGCCTCCTTCCACTCGGTCTCCAAAGGCTACATGGGAGA GTGTGGGTTCCGCGGCGGCTACGTGGAGGTGGTGAACATGGACCCCGCGGTGCAGTCCCAGATGCAGAAACTGATGAGCGTGCGGCTGTGCCCGCCGGTGCCGGGCCAGCTCCTGCTGGACGTGGTGGTCAGCCCTCCCGCACCCTCGGAGCCCTCCTTCGCGCAGTTCCAGGCGGTGAGCGGGGAAGAgcccaggggggcaggggggcgggggcgcggagGGGGCTGCGCGACCGCGGCCCGGCCCCGCCTGATCGGCCCGCCCTCCGCCGCCGCAGGAGAGGCGGGCGGTCCTGGCCGAGCTGGCGGCGAAGGCCAAGCTCACGGAGCAAGTTTTCAACGAGGCTCCCGGCATCCGCTGCAACCCGGTGCAGGGCGCCATGTACTCCTTCCCTCGCGTGCAGCTGCCCCCGCGCGCCGTGCAGCGCGCTCAG GAGCTGGGCCTGGCGCCCGACATGTTCTTCTGCTTGCGCCTTCTGGAGGAGACCGGCATCTGCGTGGTGCCCGGGAGTGGCTTCGGGCAGAAGGAAGGCACCTACCACTTCCG GATGACCATTCTGCCCCCCTTGGAGAAGCTGCGGCCTCTGCTGGAGAAGCTGAGCCAGTTCCACGCCAAGTTCACCCGAGAGTACTCCTAACCATTCCCCTCCCCGCTTTGGGGCCAGGCTGGGCCGGCAGGGCCGACCCTGGACTTACCATGCCCAGGGCCCTGGGGGTCTCTGGAGCCCTCAGGACTTGCTCCTGCTGCCTGCGGGGCTGGGCCCCCTGCCTTTCTGCAGGCCCCCAATAA
- the GPT gene encoding alanine aminotransferase 1 isoform X3, with amino-acid sequence MALRAGDHSQVAMNGLKEKVLTLDTMNPCVRKVEYAVRGPIVLRALELEQELRQGVKKPFTEVIRANIGDAQAMGQKPITFLRQVLALCVHPDLLNSPDFPEDAKRRAERILQACGGHSLGAYSISSGIQLIREDVARYIERRDGGIPADPNNIYLSTGASDAIVTVLKLLVAGEGRTRTGVLIPIPQYPLYSAALAELNAVQVDYYLDEERAWALDVAELRRALAQARDHCCPRALCVINPGNPTGQVQARECIEAVIRFAFEERLFLMADEVYQDNVYAEGSQFHSFKKVLTEMGPPYAAQQELASFHSVSKGYMGECGFRGGYVEVVNMDPAVQSQMQKLMSVRLCPPVPGQLLLDVVVSPPAPSEPSFAQFQAELGLAPDMFFCLRLLEETGICVVPGSGFGQKEGTYHFRMTILPPLEKLRPLLEKLSQFHAKFTREYS; translated from the exons ATGGCCTTGAGGGCAGGTGACCACAGCCAGGTTGCAATGAACGGGCTGAAGGAGAAGGTGCTGACGCTGGACACCATGAACCCCTGTGTCCGGAAGGTGGAGTATGCGGTGCGAGGTCCCATCGTGCTGCGTGCCCTTGAGCTGGAGCAGGAGCTGCGGCAG GGGGTAAAGAAGCCCTTCACTGAGGTCATTCGCGCCAACATCGGGGATGCACAGGCCATGGGGCAGAAGCCCATCACCTTCCTGCGTCAG GTCCTGGCCCTCTGCGTCCACCCTGATCTCCTGAACAGCCCGGACTTCCCCGAGGATGCCAAGAGAAGGGCTGAGCGTATCTTGCAGGCGTGCGGGGGACACAGCCTGG GGGCCTACAGCATCAGCTCAGGCATCCAGCTGATCCGGGAGGATGTAGCGAGGTACATCGAGCGGCGCGACGGAGGCATTCCCGCGGACCCCAATAACATTTACCTGTCCACCGGGGCCAGCGACGCCATCGTG ACGGTGCTGAAGTTGCTGGTGGCTGGAGAGGGTCGCACGCGCACGGGTGTGCTCATCCCCATCCCTCAGTACCCGCTCTACTCGGCCGCGCTGGCCGAGCTCAACGCTGTGCAGGTGGATTACTACCTGGACGAGGAGCGCGCGTGGGCCCTCGACGTGGCCGAGCTGCGGCGCGCCCTGGCCCAGGCGCGGGATCATTGCTGCCCTCGCGCGCTCTGCGTTATCAACCCCGGCAACCCCACTG GGCAGGTGCAAGCCCGCGAGTGCATCGAGGCCGTGATTCGCTTCGCCTTTGAGGAGCGCCTCTTCCTGATGGCGGATGAG GTGTACCAAGACAACGTGTACGCGGAGGGCTCGCAGTTCCACTCGTTCAAGAAGGTGCTCACGGAGATGGGGCCGCCCTACGCGGCGCAGCAGGAGCTCGCCTCCTTCCACTCGGTCTCCAAAGGCTACATGGGAGA GTGTGGGTTCCGCGGCGGCTACGTGGAGGTGGTGAACATGGACCCCGCGGTGCAGTCCCAGATGCAGAAACTGATGAGCGTGCGGCTGTGCCCGCCGGTGCCGGGCCAGCTCCTGCTGGACGTGGTGGTCAGCCCTCCCGCACCCTCGGAGCCCTCCTTCGCGCAGTTCCAGGCG GAGCTGGGCCTGGCGCCCGACATGTTCTTCTGCTTGCGCCTTCTGGAGGAGACCGGCATCTGCGTGGTGCCCGGGAGTGGCTTCGGGCAGAAGGAAGGCACCTACCACTTCCG GATGACCATTCTGCCCCCCTTGGAGAAGCTGCGGCCTCTGCTGGAGAAGCTGAGCCAGTTCCACGCCAAGTTCACCCGAGAGTACTCCTAA
- the GPT gene encoding alanine aminotransferase 1 isoform X2 produces the protein MALRAGDHSQVAMNGLKEKVLTLDTMNPCVRKVEYAVRGPIVLRALELEQELRQGVKKPFTEVIRANIGDAQAMGQKPITFLRQVLALCVHPDLLNSPDFPEDAKRRAERILQACGGHSLGAYSISSGIQLIREDVARYIERRDGGIPADPNNIYLSTGASDAIVTVLKLLVAGEGRTRTGVLIPIPQYPLYSAALAELNAVQVDYYLDEERAWALDVAELRRALAQARDHCCPRALCVINPGNPTGQVQARECIEAVIRFAFEERLFLMADEVYQDNVYAEGSQFHSFKKVLTEMGPPYAAQQELASFHSVSKGYMGECGFRGGYVEVVNMDPAVQSQMQKLMSVRLCPPVPGQLLLDVVVSPPAPSEPSFAQFQAERRAVLAELAAKAKLTEQVFNEAPGIRCNPVQGAMYSFPRVQLPPRAVQRAQELGLAPDMFFCLRLLEETGICVVPGSGFGQKEGTYHFRMTILPPLEKLRPLLEKLSQFHAKFTREYS, from the exons ATGGCCTTGAGGGCAGGTGACCACAGCCAGGTTGCAATGAACGGGCTGAAGGAGAAGGTGCTGACGCTGGACACCATGAACCCCTGTGTCCGGAAGGTGGAGTATGCGGTGCGAGGTCCCATCGTGCTGCGTGCCCTTGAGCTGGAGCAGGAGCTGCGGCAG GGGGTAAAGAAGCCCTTCACTGAGGTCATTCGCGCCAACATCGGGGATGCACAGGCCATGGGGCAGAAGCCCATCACCTTCCTGCGTCAG GTCCTGGCCCTCTGCGTCCACCCTGATCTCCTGAACAGCCCGGACTTCCCCGAGGATGCCAAGAGAAGGGCTGAGCGTATCTTGCAGGCGTGCGGGGGACACAGCCTGG GGGCCTACAGCATCAGCTCAGGCATCCAGCTGATCCGGGAGGATGTAGCGAGGTACATCGAGCGGCGCGACGGAGGCATTCCCGCGGACCCCAATAACATTTACCTGTCCACCGGGGCCAGCGACGCCATCGTG ACGGTGCTGAAGTTGCTGGTGGCTGGAGAGGGTCGCACGCGCACGGGTGTGCTCATCCCCATCCCTCAGTACCCGCTCTACTCGGCCGCGCTGGCCGAGCTCAACGCTGTGCAGGTGGATTACTACCTGGACGAGGAGCGCGCGTGGGCCCTCGACGTGGCCGAGCTGCGGCGCGCCCTGGCCCAGGCGCGGGATCATTGCTGCCCTCGCGCGCTCTGCGTTATCAACCCCGGCAACCCCACTG GGCAGGTGCAAGCCCGCGAGTGCATCGAGGCCGTGATTCGCTTCGCCTTTGAGGAGCGCCTCTTCCTGATGGCGGATGAG GTGTACCAAGACAACGTGTACGCGGAGGGCTCGCAGTTCCACTCGTTCAAGAAGGTGCTCACGGAGATGGGGCCGCCCTACGCGGCGCAGCAGGAGCTCGCCTCCTTCCACTCGGTCTCCAAAGGCTACATGGGAGA GTGTGGGTTCCGCGGCGGCTACGTGGAGGTGGTGAACATGGACCCCGCGGTGCAGTCCCAGATGCAGAAACTGATGAGCGTGCGGCTGTGCCCGCCGGTGCCGGGCCAGCTCCTGCTGGACGTGGTGGTCAGCCCTCCCGCACCCTCGGAGCCCTCCTTCGCGCAGTTCCAGGCG GAGAGGCGGGCGGTCCTGGCCGAGCTGGCGGCGAAGGCCAAGCTCACGGAGCAAGTTTTCAACGAGGCTCCCGGCATCCGCTGCAACCCGGTGCAGGGCGCCATGTACTCCTTCCCTCGCGTGCAGCTGCCCCCGCGCGCCGTGCAGCGCGCTCAG GAGCTGGGCCTGGCGCCCGACATGTTCTTCTGCTTGCGCCTTCTGGAGGAGACCGGCATCTGCGTGGTGCCCGGGAGTGGCTTCGGGCAGAAGGAAGGCACCTACCACTTCCG GATGACCATTCTGCCCCCCTTGGAGAAGCTGCGGCCTCTGCTGGAGAAGCTGAGCCAGTTCCACGCCAAGTTCACCCGAGAGTACTCCTAA